The following coding sequences lie in one Gammaproteobacteria bacterium genomic window:
- a CDS encoding tandem-95 repeat protein → MSRFLLQKATPKAFIALLLVFLLSLLSGCGGGSASSNGNNASVTINIGSSQNVVSVNSGQWLLNQIITQAYAASLLTEYSYLSRITLEIWEGDNNITGQINERYNKGTFGALVAAEGNDALLLLDTSTRISVPADVALRYVVKAFQTVDGELVRFFQTEASYTAGLDSADFSGNLNMSLRVNINDSMIQQMDTPSLPCVDEDIDPITNAVVGDGICDTYENLFVVIDTRTGSVTEGQYIPDVDLDGIPNGIDTDSDGDGVDDANEDASQNSNNGYPNFVHTNNNPTSTRAEITLAQGATQTFSPDVDDDDEGDTFTVISVIQPLLGAVSIVGGALHYEAPRDQSGDTQFSYTVVDYAAQTPISGIALIHITAATPPNSAPDVYSLASLETNEDTAISNIDVVSETDAQDPDGDNISVTAFDTVSNWGGVVTQNLDGTLNYTPAANYNGSDSFAFTISDDFGGSIAGVFGFDVLAVNDAPVISGAPVITVEENSTYSFMPTANDVDAGDILVFSLTNQPAWASFNTITGELSGIPARDDAGVTLNIVITVTDNEGLTDSLPAFDLTVTTNNVPPVYQSQIYEHFSGGENHTLALRSDGTVWAWGGNNYGQLGNGDFGGGSTPVQALGLSNIIDLAAGDFHSVALRSDRTVWLWGHNNNGQLGKDSAEHESSIPSQLVGLTAVDAVAAGRQYTVALKTDGTVWSWGRNSYGQLGNDSTTSTEIPQQAVGLSNIIAISAGRYHALALKGDGTVWAWGRNNYGQLGDGSDTQRTIPVQVSGLTGVVSIASGGSHNIAMKSDGTLWLWGWNLYGQLGDGTMTDSAIPVQIAGLTGVDSMAAGRYHTLVSRSDGTVWSWGRNLEGQLGGNTTSGSTSPVLMTSLSDITAVSAGYKHSLARASDNTLWAWGRNGYGQLGDGADLVLTTPRTMSEIRSVLAITAGRKHSAAILDDGRVWSWGDGDDGELGNAATVDVSVPVPVAGLKSVRQVTLGIGFSVALKEDGTVWSWGSNGYGRLGDGTTNDSSVPVQVSSLSDVSDISAGRYHVLALMSDGSVQSWGRNSDGQLGDGSNTHRHTPVQVGGLSGVIAIAAGGYHSFALRNDGTVWAWGRNTNGQLGDNSFVDSAVPVQVSGLSAITAIAGGGYHGFALKDDDSLWVWGRNDRGQVGNGSLSDLATPVSILTNVADFSAGDYHSLAIRNDGTLWSWGWNDNGQLGNGDTFNSSTPVQMQNAGNVIAIAAGYYHSMMLRTDGTVATWGYDNNGQLGTGRSLISTVPLRVADGVSLHAWEDVSATTIDVLGYFTDADGDLPSVISVDANSAEGGSVIDNNDGSFNYTPAPGFNGIDFFAYTVSDGVESVSVTVTVNVGSVNDRPLAVDDSYTFSIGDTALMVVANSGVLSNDSDSDFDAMTVMVDTLPANGTLVLNIDGSFVYTPTGALTTDSFTYMVSDGQGGVDTGLVSISADWITSIQYFNFSDLSAFTLNGQASTLNPVAGESVLRLTATGIGGGGSVFLNQTIPLQDNSGFNASFSSFFKFRISNPAGISDSDGQGADGLVFVVQTAADSVGGLGGGIGYSGINNSVGVEIDTYNNGGGDGNSGNHVGINTNGNLSSIALAPYPDRFNDGDTFFAWVDYQGSSQNLEVRISADGVRPALAMVSATIDLVTTLGVSDAYIGFTSGSAAATNNHDILAWEFVNAYAPIQAMGTAPVAVDDAEVTGQDIILVTGNVLLNDTDVDDDVLSVSNYQTTSAQGGTVVDNGDGTFAYMPPPGFLGVDNFEYTVTDDFGGFDVGVVGINVM, encoded by the coding sequence ATGTCTCGTTTTTTATTACAGAAAGCAACACCGAAAGCTTTTATAGCGCTGCTCCTTGTCTTTTTATTATCTCTGCTATCGGGTTGTGGTGGCGGTTCAGCGTCATCTAATGGCAACAATGCCAGTGTAACGATCAATATTGGCAGCTCTCAAAATGTTGTGTCGGTTAATTCGGGGCAATGGCTTCTTAATCAAATCATCACTCAGGCTTATGCCGCCTCATTGTTGACGGAATATAGTTATCTATCACGGATCACTCTGGAAATATGGGAGGGTGACAATAATATAACGGGTCAAATTAACGAGAGATATAATAAGGGCACTTTTGGTGCGCTTGTCGCTGCTGAGGGCAATGATGCCTTGTTGTTGCTGGATACGAGTACCCGTATTAGTGTGCCGGCAGATGTGGCGTTGAGATATGTCGTTAAGGCCTTCCAGACGGTGGATGGTGAGTTAGTCCGGTTTTTTCAGACTGAGGCGAGCTACACGGCAGGGCTTGATAGTGCCGATTTTTCGGGTAATCTCAATATGTCACTTCGTGTGAATATAAACGACTCGATGATCCAGCAAATGGATACGCCTTCATTGCCCTGTGTTGATGAAGATATTGACCCGATCACTAATGCTGTTGTGGGCGATGGTATTTGTGATACCTATGAAAACCTGTTTGTGGTTATTGATACTCGAACGGGTTCAGTCACTGAAGGTCAGTATATCCCTGATGTTGATCTGGACGGTATACCTAACGGTATTGATACAGACTCGGATGGTGATGGTGTTGATGATGCGAATGAGGATGCATCGCAGAATTCAAATAATGGCTATCCAAATTTTGTACATACTAACAATAACCCGACATCGACCCGTGCCGAGATTACGCTTGCTCAAGGGGCCACGCAAACATTTAGTCCTGATGTCGATGATGATGATGAGGGTGATACCTTTACGGTTATTTCGGTAATACAGCCATTACTAGGCGCGGTGTCTATCGTGGGTGGTGCATTGCACTATGAGGCACCACGAGACCAGTCAGGTGATACTCAGTTTAGTTATACGGTGGTAGATTATGCTGCACAGACACCGATTAGCGGGATAGCACTCATACACATTACAGCCGCTACGCCACCGAATAGTGCCCCGGACGTTTATTCGCTAGCAAGTCTTGAAACCAATGAAGATACAGCAATAAGTAATATCGATGTTGTCAGCGAGACTGATGCTCAAGACCCTGATGGTGATAACATCAGTGTCACTGCCTTTGATACTGTTTCAAACTGGGGTGGAGTTGTTACCCAAAATCTGGATGGTACGCTGAATTACACACCCGCTGCAAATTACAACGGTAGTGATAGTTTTGCGTTTACTATTAGTGATGACTTTGGTGGATCTATAGCAGGGGTGTTCGGCTTCGATGTGTTGGCCGTCAATGATGCGCCTGTTATTAGTGGTGCTCCGGTTATCACTGTGGAGGAGAATAGTACCTACAGTTTTATGCCAACAGCTAATGACGTTGATGCGGGTGATATCCTGGTCTTTAGTCTCACTAATCAACCTGCCTGGGCAAGTTTTAACACAATAACAGGTGAGTTGAGTGGTATACCGGCGAGAGATGATGCTGGGGTTACTCTGAATATTGTAATCACTGTAACCGATAATGAGGGTTTAACCGATTCTCTACCTGCTTTTGATCTAACGGTGACAACAAATAATGTGCCGCCTGTTTATCAATCACAGATCTATGAGCACTTTTCTGGCGGTGAAAATCATACGCTGGCACTGAGGAGTGATGGTACGGTTTGGGCGTGGGGGGGCAATAATTATGGTCAACTGGGTAATGGTGATTTTGGTGGCGGCTCCACGCCTGTTCAGGCACTGGGGCTGAGTAATATTATCGATCTGGCTGCGGGTGACTTTCACTCTGTGGCCTTACGGAGTGATCGAACAGTCTGGCTTTGGGGGCATAATAATAATGGTCAACTGGGAAAGGACTCTGCTGAACATGAATCGAGCATACCTTCGCAGCTTGTCGGACTAACAGCGGTTGATGCGGTTGCTGCTGGTCGTCAGTACACGGTCGCATTGAAAACGGATGGTACCGTCTGGAGTTGGGGTAGAAACAGTTATGGTCAGTTGGGGAACGATTCAACCACTAGCACAGAGATACCTCAGCAAGCTGTTGGCTTAAGCAATATTATTGCGATTAGTGCGGGTCGTTACCACGCCCTTGCACTCAAGGGTGATGGCACCGTCTGGGCGTGGGGTAGAAATAATTATGGCCAACTGGGTGATGGTAGTGATACTCAGAGGACTATACCGGTTCAGGTGAGTGGTTTGACGGGTGTTGTTAGTATTGCGTCGGGTGGCAGTCATAATATTGCGATGAAATCCGATGGTACGCTGTGGCTGTGGGGCTGGAATCTTTATGGCCAATTGGGTGATGGCACGATGACTGATTCCGCCATACCAGTTCAAATTGCAGGTCTAACAGGGGTCGATAGTATGGCTGCCGGTCGTTACCACACCCTTGTTTCCCGATCTGATGGTACGGTCTGGAGTTGGGGCAGGAACCTTGAAGGTCAGTTAGGGGGTAACACAACGAGTGGTTCAACAAGCCCTGTTTTGATGACATCTCTATCGGATATTACCGCGGTTTCTGCCGGTTATAAACATTCGTTGGCACGTGCTTCTGATAACACGCTATGGGCATGGGGACGTAATGGTTATGGTCAATTGGGCGATGGTGCCGACCTGGTTCTGACGACCCCTCGAACAATGAGTGAGATAAGGTCTGTGTTGGCTATTACCGCTGGACGTAAGCATTCTGCGGCTATTTTAGACGATGGTCGTGTGTGGTCGTGGGGTGATGGCGATGATGGCGAGTTGGGTAATGCTGCAACTGTTGATGTCAGTGTGCCAGTGCCGGTGGCAGGGCTTAAATCTGTACGTCAAGTTACATTGGGTATTGGGTTTAGTGTGGCCTTGAAGGAAGACGGCACGGTGTGGTCATGGGGCAGTAATGGCTATGGTCGATTAGGGGATGGCACAACCAATGATTCCTCAGTGCCGGTACAAGTGTCGTCATTGAGTGATGTGTCCGATATATCCGCTGGTCGTTATCACGTGCTTGCCTTGATGTCTGATGGCAGCGTCCAGTCCTGGGGCAGAAACAGTGATGGTCAGCTGGGTGATGGGTCGAATACACATCGACATACACCGGTACAGGTGGGTGGTTTAAGTGGTGTTATTGCTATTGCAGCGGGTGGTTATCATTCATTTGCGCTGCGGAATGATGGTACCGTCTGGGCCTGGGGTCGAAACACTAATGGCCAACTGGGTGATAATAGTTTTGTGGATAGCGCTGTGCCAGTGCAAGTATCCGGGCTCAGTGCTATCACTGCTATTGCGGGTGGTGGTTATCATGGTTTTGCCCTGAAGGATGATGATAGTCTCTGGGTGTGGGGTCGAAATGATAGGGGGCAGGTGGGTAATGGTTCTCTATCGGATTTGGCTACACCCGTTTCTATCTTGACGAATGTGGCTGATTTTTCTGCTGGGGATTATCATTCACTGGCAATCAGGAATGATGGCACGTTATGGTCCTGGGGTTGGAATGATAATGGACAGCTGGGTAATGGTGATACGTTCAATTCTTCCACACCGGTTCAGATGCAAAACGCGGGTAATGTCATTGCTATTGCCGCGGGTTATTATCATTCCATGATGTTGCGTACTGATGGAACAGTCGCTACATGGGGTTATGATAATAATGGGCAATTGGGTACTGGTCGCTCATTGATCTCCACAGTGCCTTTGCGTGTGGCTGATGGTGTGTCGTTGCATGCCTGGGAAGATGTCAGCGCGACCACTATTGATGTATTGGGTTATTTTACCGATGCCGATGGTGATCTACCTTCTGTTATTTCAGTCGATGCTAATAGTGCAGAGGGTGGCAGCGTTATTGATAATAACGATGGTAGCTTTAACTATACACCTGCGCCTGGTTTTAACGGGATTGATTTCTTTGCTTATACGGTGTCGGATGGGGTTGAATCAGTATCGGTAACAGTGACGGTTAATGTGGGTTCGGTTAATGACAGGCCGTTAGCTGTTGATGACAGTTATACCTTTTCCATTGGTGATACAGCGCTTATGGTGGTCGCCAATAGCGGTGTCCTGTCGAATGATAGTGATAGTGATTTCGATGCCATGACAGTAATGGTTGATACCTTGCCTGCCAATGGCACACTGGTGCTTAACATTGATGGTAGCTTTGTTTATACCCCTACCGGCGCACTGACGACCGATAGCTTTACCTATATGGTCAGTGATGGTCAGGGTGGCGTTGATACAGGGCTAGTTAGTATTTCGGCAGACTGGATTACCTCTATCCAGTATTTCAATTTCTCGGACCTGTCGGCCTTTACTCTTAATGGTCAGGCATCCACCTTGAATCCGGTTGCGGGTGAGTCGGTTCTACGTTTGACAGCAACGGGTATTGGAGGCGGGGGCAGTGTATTCCTTAACCAGACTATTCCGCTACAGGATAATAGTGGCTTTAATGCCTCATTCAGTAGTTTCTTCAAATTCCGTATCAGTAATCCGGCAGGTATCTCTGACAGTGATGGACAGGGTGCCGATGGTCTGGTATTTGTCGTGCAGACGGCGGCAGATAGTGTCGGTGGTTTAGGCGGAGGTATAGGCTATTCGGGTATTAATAATAGTGTTGGTGTTGAGATTGATACCTACAATAATGGCGGTGGGGATGGCAATAGTGGTAACCACGTTGGTATTAACACCAATGGTAATCTGTCCTCCATTGCATTGGCACCGTATCCTGATCGTTTCAATGACGGTGATACGTTCTTTGCCTGGGTGGATTATCAGGGCTCCAGCCAGAATCTGGAGGTGCGTATTTCAGCCGATGGGGTGCGTCCTGCGCTGGCGATGGTTTCAGCAACGATTGATCTGGTAACAACCCTCGGTGTCTCTGATGCCTATATTGGTTTTACCTCAGGCAGTGCAGCGGCTACTAATAATCATGACATTCTGGCTTGGGAGTTTGTTAATGCCTACGCACCGATACAGGCTATGGGTACGGCACCGGTTGCCGTTGATGATGCCGAGGTAACGGGTCAAGATATTATTCTCGTTACCGGGAATGTCTTGTTGAATGACACGGATGTTGATGATGATGTGCTTAGTGTCAGTAATTACCAGACGACAAGTGCGCAGGGTGGGACTGTTGTTGATAATGGTGATGGAACCTTTGCTTATATGCCTCCACCAGGCTTTTTGGGTGTTGATAATTTCGAATATACCGTGACAGATGACTTTGGTGGTTTTGATGTGGGTGTCGTTGGTATCAATGTGATGTAG
- the gyrA gene encoding DNA gyrase subunit A, giving the protein MTELAKELQSVNLEDEMKQSYLDYAMSVIVGRALPDVRDGLKPVHRRVLYAMNVLGNDWNKSYKKSARVVGDVIGKYHPHGDTAVYDTIVRMAQPFSLRYMLVDGQGNFGSVDGDAPAAMRYTEVRMAKIAHELMADLDKETVDFIPNYDESESEPSVFPTRLPNLLINGSTGIAVGMATNIPPHNLGEVIDACLALIDDEALDIKGLMEYLPGPDFPTAGIINGVSGIHEAYHTGRGRVHIRARSHFEESSTGRISIIVDELPYQVNKARLLEKIAELVRDKRLEGISNLRDESDKDGMRMVVELKRGEVGEVVLNNLYKHTQMQVVFGINMVALSDGQPQLMNLKQIIQAFVRHRREVVTRRTVFDLRKARERAHILEGLAIALANIDEVIALIKASKTRPEAREQLMTRVWEPGMVSGMLERADVARPEGVDPALGLSEQGYRLTEAQTKAILELRLHQLTGLEQDKIVNEFKELLVVINDLLDILCSMDRLMQVIREELVEIRDEYNDERRTELLTDHLDLTLEDLITEEDMVVTLSHTGYAKSQPLTEYTAQRRGGKGKSATNVKDEDFIDKLFVASTHDTILCFSSRGKVYWLKVYQLPQASRAARGKPIVNLLPMEDGERINAVLPVREYTDNHYIFMATAQGTVKKTPLTAFSRPRASGIIALDLREDDQLVGVEITDGSNDVMLFSDAGRAIRFKEADVREMGRTACGVRGIRLQPGQKVISLVIADAGCVLTATINGYGKRTALENYPTYGRGGQGVISIQVSERNGEVVGAVLTDDNDEIMLITDAGTLVRTRVNEVSVVGRNTQGVRLISLSSNEALVGLERIVEPEDEMDEGDE; this is encoded by the coding sequence ATGACTGAATTAGCAAAAGAATTACAATCCGTTAATCTCGAAGATGAGATGAAGCAATCCTATCTCGATTACGCCATGAGTGTGATCGTCGGGCGCGCCTTGCCGGATGTGCGCGATGGTCTTAAACCTGTTCACCGGCGCGTACTCTATGCGATGAATGTACTGGGTAATGACTGGAATAAGTCGTATAAGAAATCAGCCCGTGTCGTTGGTGACGTGATTGGTAAATATCATCCACATGGTGATACTGCGGTCTATGACACTATTGTGCGTATGGCACAGCCCTTCTCTTTACGTTATATGCTGGTGGATGGTCAGGGTAACTTTGGTTCCGTCGATGGGGATGCCCCGGCTGCGATGCGTTATACCGAAGTGCGTATGGCGAAGATTGCCCATGAATTGATGGCGGATCTGGATAAAGAGACCGTTGATTTTATCCCTAACTACGATGAGTCCGAGAGTGAACCCTCAGTCTTTCCCACTCGTTTACCTAATCTATTGATTAATGGATCGACCGGTATTGCGGTTGGTATGGCAACCAATATTCCACCGCATAATCTGGGTGAGGTTATTGATGCCTGCCTGGCACTGATTGATGATGAAGCGTTAGATATTAAGGGGCTGATGGAATATCTGCCGGGTCCTGACTTCCCAACGGCCGGTATCATTAACGGGGTCAGTGGTATCCATGAGGCCTATCATACCGGCCGTGGACGGGTGCATATTCGTGCGCGTAGTCACTTTGAGGAGAGCAGTACCGGGCGTATTAGTATTATTGTCGATGAACTACCTTATCAGGTGAACAAGGCGCGTCTACTGGAGAAGATTGCCGAGCTGGTGCGTGACAAGAGGCTGGAAGGTATCAGTAACCTGCGTGATGAATCCGATAAGGATGGTATGCGTATGGTGGTTGAGCTGAAACGCGGTGAGGTGGGTGAGGTGGTATTGAACAACCTCTACAAGCATACTCAGATGCAGGTGGTGTTTGGTATCAATATGGTGGCTCTATCCGATGGGCAGCCACAGTTGATGAATCTCAAGCAGATCATACAGGCCTTTGTTCGTCATCGCCGTGAAGTAGTAACACGGCGCACGGTGTTTGATCTGCGTAAGGCGCGTGAGCGCGCCCATATCCTGGAAGGTCTGGCGATTGCGCTGGCCAATATTGATGAAGTTATTGCCTTGATCAAGGCCTCCAAGACACGTCCCGAGGCACGTGAACAATTAATGACGAGGGTCTGGGAACCGGGCATGGTGAGTGGCATGCTGGAACGTGCCGATGTCGCGCGGCCAGAAGGCGTTGATCCTGCCCTGGGTTTGTCGGAACAGGGTTATCGTCTGACTGAGGCGCAAACCAAGGCGATTCTGGAGCTGCGTTTGCATCAGTTGACGGGGCTTGAGCAGGACAAGATTGTTAATGAATTCAAGGAATTGCTAGTTGTTATTAATGATTTACTTGACATTCTATGTTCCATGGATCGTCTGATGCAGGTGATCCGTGAGGAACTGGTTGAAATCCGTGATGAATACAATGATGAACGTCGCACCGAGCTGTTGACCGATCATCTGGATCTGACCCTGGAAGATCTGATTACCGAAGAAGATATGGTCGTCACCTTGTCGCATACCGGTTATGCCAAGTCACAGCCGCTAACCGAATATACCGCTCAGCGTCGTGGAGGCAAGGGCAAGAGTGCGACTAATGTTAAAGATGAAGACTTTATCGACAAGCTGTTTGTAGCAAGCACGCATGATACCATTCTGTGCTTTTCCAGTCGGGGTAAGGTTTACTGGCTCAAGGTCTATCAATTACCGCAGGCCAGTCGCGCCGCGCGTGGCAAGCCGATTGTAAACCTGTTGCCAATGGAAGACGGTGAACGTATTAATGCTGTATTGCCAGTACGTGAATATACCGATAATCATTATATCTTTATGGCCACAGCACAAGGTACGGTTAAAAAGACCCCATTAACGGCCTTCTCGCGTCCGCGTGCTTCGGGGATTATTGCGCTGGATCTGCGTGAGGATGATCAACTAGTCGGTGTCGAGATTACGGATGGTAGTAATGATGTCATGTTGTTCTCGGATGCCGGACGCGCGATTCGCTTTAAGGAAGCCGATGTGCGTGAGATGGGACGAACAGCTTGTGGTGTGCGTGGTATTCGTCTACAACCTGGGCAAAAGGTGATCTCTCTGGTGATTGCTGATGCCGGCTGTGTGCTGACAGCAACCATTAATGGCTATGGTAAGCGGACGGCACTGGAAAACTATCCAACCTATGGACGTGGTGGTCAGGGTGTGATCTCGATACAGGTCTCTGAGCGCAATGGTGAAGTTGTCGGTGCGGTGCTGACCGATGACAATGATGAAATTATGTTAATAACGGATGCGGGTACGCTGGTGCGTACGCGTGTTAATGAGGTCTCGGTGGTGGGGCGTAATACGCAGGGGGTTCGTTTGATCTCTTTGTCCAGTAATGAGGCGTTGGTTGGTTTGGAGCGTATTGTTGAGCCGGAAGATGAGATGGATGAGGGTGATGAATAA
- the serC gene encoding 3-phosphoserine/phosphohydroxythreonine transaminase, producing the protein MSKIYNFSAGPAMLPQEVLEQAQKELVDWKDSHMSVMEMSHRGKDFMSIAGQAEKDLCELMAIPDNYKVLFLQGGASSQFAMIPLNLLRGKTTADYFNTGAWSKKAIAEAKRFCDVNIVASGEAGNFSSVPARAEWQLNPDAAYVHYTPNETIGGVEFADIPDVGDVPLIADMSSTILSRPIDVSRFGVIYAGAQKNVGPAGLTIVIIREDLIGGAAESTPAMFDYAIHAKNDSMYNTPPTYSWYLSGLVFQWLLRNGGLQAMGEQNQRKADKLYAAIDGSDFYQNPVAIENRSWMNVPFTLPDAELDKVFLEQAAAKGLVTLKGHRSVGGMRASIYNAMPEEGVDALISLMADFKSQHK; encoded by the coding sequence ATGTCGAAGATTTATAATTTTAGTGCGGGGCCTGCGATGTTGCCGCAGGAAGTTCTGGAGCAGGCACAGAAGGAGTTGGTTGACTGGAAAGACAGTCATATGTCGGTGATGGAAATGAGCCATCGTGGTAAGGATTTCATGTCGATTGCGGGCCAGGCGGAGAAAGATCTGTGTGAGCTGATGGCGATCCCTGATAACTATAAGGTGTTATTCCTGCAAGGTGGTGCTAGCAGTCAGTTTGCCATGATTCCACTCAACCTGTTGCGTGGTAAGACTACCGCAGATTACTTTAATACCGGTGCGTGGTCGAAGAAGGCGATTGCTGAGGCAAAGCGTTTCTGTGATGTGAATATTGTCGCAAGTGGTGAGGCGGGCAATTTCTCCAGTGTGCCGGCACGCGCTGAATGGCAGTTAAACCCGGATGCGGCCTATGTGCATTACACCCCGAATGAAACCATTGGTGGTGTTGAATTTGCTGATATCCCTGATGTGGGCGATGTGCCGCTGATTGCGGATATGTCTTCGACTATACTTTCTCGCCCAATTGATGTGTCTCGTTTTGGTGTGATCTATGCGGGTGCGCAGAAGAATGTGGGGCCTGCTGGACTGACTATTGTCATTATCAGGGAAGACCTGATCGGTGGTGCAGCGGAATCGACTCCGGCGATGTTTGATTATGCGATTCATGCCAAAAATGATTCGATGTATAACACGCCGCCCACTTATTCCTGGTATCTTTCCGGGCTGGTTTTTCAGTGGTTATTGCGTAATGGTGGTTTGCAGGCGATGGGTGAGCAGAATCAACGTAAGGCGGATAAATTGTATGCGGCGATTGATGGTTCGGACTTTTACCAGAACCCTGTGGCGATAGAAAATCGTTCATGGATGAATGTGCCTTTTACTCTGCCGGATGCTGAGTTGGATAAGGTCTTTCTTGAACAAGCTGCGGCTAAAGGTCTGGTGACATTAAAGGGGCATCGTTCGGTGGGTGGTATGCGTGCCAGTATTTATAATGCGATGCCGGAAGAAGGTGTTGATGCCTTGATTTCACTGATGGCTGATTTTAAGTCTCAACATAAATAA
- a CDS encoding phosphoglycerate dehydrogenase — MYKILTLNNISVAGLEKLPRESYEVASEIQHPDGILLRSFKMHDMELPPSVKAIGRAGAGVNNIPVEAMTGKGVAVFNAPGANANAVKELVLAGMLMAARNICQSRDFARSLQGEDAEINKNVEAGKKNFVGFELPGRTLGVIGLGAIGVKVANAALALGMNVIGYDPDITVERAWQLSSDVQQATSVDDLLTRIDFVTFHVPLIDATKNLINEERLKSMRDNVVLLNFSRNGILDDDAVCAAIESGKVYAYVCDFPSNLLKDNPRVITLPHLGASTREAEENCAIMVADQIKDFLENGNVKNSVNFPAMKMTRNEGYRLAVANANVPNMLGQISTALANAGLNIIDMLNKSRGDLAYTLVDVDAPISDGCVAELSAIEGVLNVRIL, encoded by the coding sequence ATGTATAAGATATTAACCTTGAATAACATCTCGGTCGCGGGTCTTGAGAAATTGCCGCGTGAGAGCTATGAAGTTGCCTCTGAGATACAGCACCCTGATGGCATTTTATTACGTTCCTTCAAGATGCACGATATGGAGCTTCCTCCCTCTGTAAAGGCCATTGGTCGTGCGGGTGCTGGGGTAAATAATATCCCGGTTGAAGCAATGACAGGAAAGGGTGTTGCTGTTTTTAACGCACCAGGTGCCAATGCCAATGCAGTGAAGGAACTGGTTTTAGCGGGGATGTTAATGGCGGCAAGAAATATCTGTCAGTCGCGTGATTTTGCCCGTTCACTGCAAGGTGAAGATGCCGAGATCAACAAGAATGTTGAGGCAGGCAAGAAAAACTTTGTTGGCTTTGAATTGCCAGGACGCACCCTGGGTGTGATTGGTCTGGGTGCGATTGGTGTCAAGGTGGCGAATGCAGCGTTGGCACTGGGTATGAATGTTATTGGTTATGACCCCGATATTACAGTGGAACGTGCCTGGCAGTTATCATCGGATGTGCAACAGGCAACAAGTGTTGATGATCTGTTGACGCGTATTGATTTTGTTACTTTCCATGTGCCGTTAATTGATGCCACTAAAAATCTGATTAATGAAGAACGTCTTAAAAGTATGCGTGATAATGTGGTGCTGTTGAACTTTTCACGCAATGGTATTCTGGATGATGATGCGGTTTGTGCAGCGATTGAATCGGGTAAGGTCTATGCCTATGTGTGTGACTTCCCGAGTAACCTGTTAAAGGATAATCCACGGGTTATTACCTTGCCACATCTGGGCGCATCAACGCGTGAGGCGGAAGAGAACTGCGCTATTATGGTGGCTGACCAGATAAAGGATTTCCTGGAAAACGGGAATGTGAAAAATTCGGTTAATTTCCCCGCTATGAAGATGACGCGTAATGAGGGTTATCGTTTGGCCGTTGCGAATGCGAATGTGCCGAATATGCTGGGGCAGATATCGACGGCATTGGCCAATGCCGGTTTGAACATTATTGATATGTTGAATAAGTCGCGTGGTGATCTGGCGTATACATTGGTCGATGTAGATGCTCCCATATCGGATGGCTGTGTTGCAGAGTTAAGTGCTATTGAAGGCGTGTTAAACGTAAGAATTTTGTGA